The Pochonia chlamydosporia 170 chromosome Unknown PCv3seq00012, whole genome shotgun sequence genome has a segment encoding these proteins:
- a CDS encoding transposase (similar to Metarhizium robertsii ARSEF 23 XP_007825313.2), protein MPSSRPRRKYTEDDMAEAILDITDNGFSPSQAAQRWGVPRTTLIDRLNGQTAVSLGYVPSHNQIRACVMGLLGQQGEQPELGRNWVARFIERRRDLRTKIGRRQEANRFDSFTPKAVHWYFDIREGQYGWIRPENTVNVDEGGLDSLVVGSADPKRKALLKGSQTRNWTSFIEAITADGRALTPGIIFKGKELQKQWFVNEFKKIADWHYITSPNGWTDDHIAVERLKRVYLPQTKPTDESDARLIILDGHGSHATVFSLPTPANGRCEPSRGRVDGYPLDNGVFNASKAAYRRELEKLTSLTDSAPMDKVNFIRAYAKAREVGMTKKNILSGWRVAGNWPISRAKALRHPEIQEDRQNDSPKRTPEPAPYFGSDDTPKTSRQIRDLGLNKTPKTRRRYNVIAKGFESQQQTLIAHAMRIAGLEEELVRLKRGKKRRSIPNPNKVFMTLGEALASGEAITEKESEKKHAVVNYGPSGESGSESAAGSVIVVREETILPQRITRSGSLPKRPKN, encoded by the exons ATGCCCTCATCGCGGCCTCGTCGGAAATATACAGAAGACGACATGGCTGAGGCTATTTTAGATATCACCGATAACGGCTTTTCGCCCTCCCAAGCGGCTCAGCGATGGGGGGTGCCTCGAACCACTCTAATCGACAGACTTAACGGCCAGACAGCT GTGTCTCTGGGGTATGTTCCGTCCCACAATCAGATTCGCGCTTGCGTCATGGGGTTGCTAGGACAGCAAGGCGAACAACCCGAATTAGGTCGCAACTGGGTAGCCAGATTTATTGAGCGCCGTCGGGACCTCAGGACTAAGATCGGTAGACGTCAGGAAGCCAATCGGTTCGACTCATTTACGCCTAAGGCGGTTCATTGGTACTTCGATATTCGGGAGGGCCAGTATGGTTGGATTCGGCCTGAGAACACTGTAAATGTTGACGAAGGAG GGCTGGATAGCCTGGTGGTGGGAAGCGCGGACCCGAAGCGGAAGGCTCTGCTCAAGGGATCACAAACCCGAAATTGGACTTCATTTATTGAAGCTATCACTGCTGATGGCCGTGCCTTGACTCCTGGCATAATattcaagggcaaggaacTCCAAAAACAGTGGTTCGTTAATGAATTCAAGAAGATAGCCGACTGGCATTACATAACTTCGCCGAATGGGTGGACAGATGATCACATCGCCGTTGAAAGGCTCAAAAGAGTCTATTTGCCTCAGACCAAGCCTACCGACGAGTCTGATGCCAGATTAATCATTTTGGATGGACACGGGAGCCATGCGACGGTATTTTCCTTGCCTACTCCGGCAAACGGGCGCTGCGAACCGAGCCGAGGACGAGTGGATGGCTAC CCATTAGATAATGGAGTATTCAACGCCTCCAAGGCCGCATATCGACGAGAATTGGAAAAACTCACTTCCCTGACCGATTCTGCTCCGATGGACAAGGTCAATTTCATCAGGGCCTACGCCAAAGCTCGTGAAGTGGGaatgaccaagaagaatatACTCTCCGGCTGGAGAGTTGCTGGTAATTGGCCAATTTCACGAGCCAAAGCCCTAAGGCACCCAGAAATCCAAGAGGATAGGCAGAATGACAGCCCGAAGAGGACTCCGGAGCCAGCGCCTTATTTTGGCTCGGATGATACACCAAAAACCAGCCGCCAGATTCGGGACCTTGGGCtaaacaaaacaccaaagacGCGGAGACGGTATAATGTGATAGCCAAAGGCTTTGAGAGTCAACAACAGACGTTAATAGCACATGCCATGAGAATTGCTGGCCTGGAGGAGGAACTGGTTCGCCTCAAGAgaggcaagaagaggaggtCTATTCCGAATCCCAATAAAGTATTCATGACTCTAGGCGAGGCTCTAGCCTCTGGAGAGGCCATTACAGAAAAGGAGAGCGAAAAGAAGCATGCTGTGGTGAACTATGGCCCTTCGGGAGAGTCGGGGTCAGAGTCGGCGGCCGGCTCGGTTATCGTAGTCAGAGAGGAAACCATACTGCCCCAGCGTATCACACGATCGGGAAGCCTGCCCAAAAGGCCTAAAAATTAA
- a CDS encoding reverse transcriptase (similar to Talaromyces marneffei ATCC 18224 XP_002153737.1), with protein MDDHPAWKAPGEDGLPVIVWKKVWPVVKYGVLALFRALLEEGVLPDQWRHAKIIPLKKPDKPEYTLAEAWRPISLLSTLGKVLEAVLAERLSHAVETYGLLPTNHFGGRKQRSAEQALMLLQEQVYAAWRGRRVLSLINFDAKGAYNGVCKERLIQRMRARGIPEKLLRWIEAFCSNRTAAIMVNGQCSDARALPQSGLPQGSPLSLIAYLFLNADLVQRRIDANGGAIAFSDDFTAWVTGPTGHSNRAGIASIIESAIDWEKRSGATFQVNKTSIIHFTCSDPKFDKLPAVVVTVQGHERGRVRLG; from the coding sequence atggaTGACCACCCTGCATGGAAGGCACCGGGCGAGGATGGATTACCTGTTATAGTCTGGAAGAAGGTGTGGCCAGTTGTGAAATATGGAGTCCTGGCGTTATTCCGGGCGTTATTGGAGGAAGGAGTGTTACCTGACCAATGGCGACACGCAAAAATCATACCCTTGAAGAAACCTGACAAACCCGAGTACACTCTCGCGGAAGCGTGGAGGCCAATATCGTTGCTGTCGACGCTGGGCAAGGTGCTGGAAGCCGTACTCGCGGAAAGATTATCTCACGCGGTCGAGACATACGGCCTGCTGCCTACGAACCACTTCGGGGGACGTAAGCAACGGTCGGCAGAGCAAGCCTTGATGCTCCTGCAAGAGCAAGTATATGCGGCCTGGAGAGGACGTCGGGTGCTCAGTCTGATCAACTTCGACGCCAAAGGAGCATATAATGGTGTCTGTAAAGAGAGACTAATTCAAAGAATGAGAGCCAGAGGAATACCAGAGAAGCTGCTGCGATGGATCGAAGCTTTTTGCTCGAACCGCACGGCCGCGATTATGGTGAACGGGCAGTGCTCCGACGCTCGAGCGTTACCACAATCGGGCCTCCCGCAAGGCTCACCGCTCTCCCTCATTGCGTACTTGTTCCTCAACGCAGACCTGGTTCAGCGACGGATCGACGCTAACGGAGGAGCCATAGCGTTTAGTGACGACTTCACGGCCTGGGTCACGGGCCCGACGGGTCACAGCAACCGCGCCGGCATTGCGTCAATCATAGAAAGTGCTATCGATTGGGAGAAGAGAAGCGGTGCAACATTCCAAGTGAATAAAACAAGCATCATCCACTTCACCTGCAGTGACCCAAAATTTGATAAGTTACCTGCTGTTGTTGTGACGGTACAAGGGCACGAGCgaggtcgagtgcgacttggataa
- a CDS encoding mutator-like element (similar to Colletotrichum gloeosporioides Nara gc5 XP_007273515.1) — MSSQETIASFTCAGRNDSTAAQSSPEGQRWEPTPFDPELHYGAGDDNALYNIFATWPDNFFSSLPKPHGNRGVDEPYLELRQSQIFLDDCFRGKGTRRCCTTTIPCPDKLDRDRMRQQVQLEEANTYITPKALFRSALDLAREQAKLGSSLANALARHRRTSDLRRATCENPSASLSLLQRRDRQEHQERDDNSDTGSSTQSQSNTILNPPIPGPLTSSIEALQSQVNNFAKENGFGVVRRNGSGSSVRKTRYVFECDRYGQPRPSRGAGLRQKRSRKCGCKWKVVGEALEENNYMWTLREFADLQHSKHNHGRSISLSAHPIHRRLSDSVKATVEAISRRVGIRARDIRGVVKEKHPGTVYTRKDIYNARALLRREKLDGLSPTAALIKLFDERSIPYIVKWSDAEPDRLVGLIWTFPYCLRMWKRFPEIMSFDNTYNTNRFKLPLFQVTGQTCLKSIYNAAFGLIDNERREGFQFLAEGLRQLIVEHEIQSPDVIITDYDKQMKAALDSQFPGSQQQICIHHVNSNVLLNAKRRWKDAEEEGDGCGHNSSDSERSQAALTSRDMEAVRAVGKDGSPPLRTDHTSPVPHNYRGVLELWKFVVFAQTKDDYEKAWARLCDEFNDQQIILMYLYNTYLPVSAQWAHCFIKKYRNFGVRVTSGTEASNNNVKSYLLNGMSNLYGLVEAIEGMLADQQQDFLDNCSQDEVLTARAYSGPGSEYLGELRMVMSQPGLSLLAREHRHAVKSIPSRSCPWPEPIGKCNEDCTVSWQLGIPCSHTIYNKLEAGTFLTKWDVHPRWHLREPTSRNPYRRILDPKVATSLRGRPKNATQPVPESMVINRPASQSRDGLAAAGKTIKESKVTRKKAALGPGKQTGVRQAGRRRQLSVRRTRSEWEIISEDEAPEPAPKRQRRGSRRVPAASMSSAATNLGHETECEDCINVRL; from the coding sequence ATGAGCTCTCAGGAAACCATAGCTTCATTCACCTGTGCTGGGCGAAACGACAGCACAGCTGCCCAGTCGTCCCCTGAGGGCCAAAGGTGGGAGCCCACACCATTCGACCCCGAACTTCACTACGGCGCTGGAGACGATAATGCCTTGTATAATATTTTTGCGACATGGCCAGATaacttcttcagcagccttcCCAAGCCTCATGGCAACCGCGGTGTCGATGAGCCTTATTTAGAATTGAGACAATCCCAAATATTCTTGGACGACTGCTTCCGCGGCAAGGGTACTCGGCGCTGCTGCACAACAACGATTCCCTGTCCAGATAAGCTGGACAGAGATCGTATGCGCCAGCAAGTCCAATTGGAGGAAGCCAATACTTACATAACACCCAAAGCCCTCTTTCGGTCTGCTCTAGACCTCGCACGCGAGCAAGCAAAGCTTGGCTCCTCATTGGCAAACGCTTTGGCTAGGCATCGTCGGACATCTGATCTGCGGAGGGCTACTTGTGAGAACCCAAGTGCATCACTCTCATTGCTACAAAGGCGAGACCGACAGGAACATCAAGAACGTGACGACAACTCAGACACAGGCTCTAGTACTCAAAGTCAGTCTAACACCATTCTCAACCCGCCGATTCCTGGTCCCCTCACTTCATCAATAGAGGCTCTCCAGTCCCAAGTCAACAactttgcaaaggaaaaCGGATTTGGAGTGGTCAGACGGAACGGCTCGGGTAGTAGTGTACGGAAAACCCGGTACGTATTTGAGTGTGATCGGTATGGCCAGCCGCGCCCATCCAGAGGGGCAGGGCTTCGCCAGAAACGCTCTCGGAAATGCGGTTGCAAGTGGAAGGTTGTGGGGGAAGCGTTAGAAGAGAACAATTATATGTGGACTCTGCGGGAGTTTGCCGACCTTCAGCACAGTAAACACAATCATGGACGGAGTATAAGTCTCTCAGCTCATCCAATTCACCGGAGGCTAAGCGACTCTGTCAAGGCAACGGTTGAAGCTATTAGCCGGCGAGTCGGCATACGGGCCCGCGATATACGTGGTGTTGTTAAAGAAAAACACCCCGGCACCGTCTATACGCGTAAGGACATCTATAACGCTAGGGCGCTCTTGCGCCGCGAGAAGCTTGACGGGTTGAGCccaacagccgccttgaTTAAGCTCTTCGATGAGAGAAGCATCCCATATATTGTCAAATGGTCAGACGCAGAGCCTGACCGCCTTGTTGGCCTTATATGGACCTTTCCATACTGTCTTCGCATGTGGAAACGATTTCCCGAAATCATGAGCTTTGATAACACGTACAATACGAATCGTTTCAAGCTGCCCCTCTTCCAGGTGACGGGGCAGACCTGTCTCAAGTCTATCTACAACGCCGCTTTCGGATTGATCGATAATGAGAGACGGGAAGGTTTCCAATTCCTCGCTGAGGGACTCAGACAGCTAATTGTGGAGCATGAAATCCAGTCACCGGATGTGATCATCACGGACTATGATAAGCAGATGAAGGCTGCATTGGATAGCCAGTTCCCcggcagccaacagcaaattTGCATCCACCATGTCAACTCAAACGttcttctcaatgccaaaCGAAGGTGGAAGGacgcagaggaggagggtgacGGCTGTGGACATAACAGTTCCGACAGTGAACGGTCACAGGCGGCACTAACCTCGAGAGATATGGAAGCTGTCCGAGCTGTAGGGAAAGACGGCAGCCCGCCGTTGCGGACTGACCACACCTCACCTGTGCCACACAACTATCGCGGAGTCCTTGAATTATGGAAGTTCGTGGTCTTCGCACAGACTAAAGATGATTACGAGAAGGCCTGGGCGCGTTTATGCGATGAGTTCAATGACCAGCAGATAATTCTGATGTACCTTTACAATACTTACTTGCCTGTAAGTGCGCAATGGGCACATTGCTTTATCAAGAAGTACCGCAATTTCGGGGTTCGGGTGACTTCTGGCACGGAGgcgagcaacaacaatgtcaagagtTATCTGCTCAACGGCATGAGCAATTTATACGGACTTGTCGAAGCGATCGAGGGCATGTTGGCTGATCAGCAGCAGGATTTCCTTGATAACTGCTCGCAAGACGAAGTGCTGACCGCACGGGCGTACTCCGGGCCGGGCTCAGAATATCTAGGGGAGCTTCGCATGGTGATGTCCCAGCCGGGGCTTAGTCTTCTCGCCAGAGAACACCGCCATGCGGTCAAGTCAATACCAAGCAGGTCCTGCCCTTGGCCAGAACCGATCGGAAAATGCAACGAGGACTGTACCGTCTCCTGGCAGCTGGGGATACCTTGTAGTCATACAATTTATAATAAGTTGGAAGCAGGAACATTCTTAACGAAATGGGACGTTCATCCTCGGTGGCATTTGAGGGAGCCGACTTCACGCAACCCCTACCGCAGAATACTCGATCCCAAGGTTGCAACAAGCCTTCGAGGGCGGCCGAAGAATGCCACGCAACCTGTCCCGGAGAGTATGGTAATTAATcggccagccagtcaaaGCCGTGACGgcctggcagcagcaggcaaGACTATTAAAGAGAGCAAGGTTACACGAAAGAAGGCTGCCCTCGGACCAGGCAAACAGACTGGCGTACGACAGGCTGGCCGCAGGAGGCAGCTCAGCGTACGGAGGACCCGATCCGAATGGGAGATCATCAGCGAAGATGAGGCTCCGGAACCTGCCCCGAAACGTCAACGTCGAGGCTCTCGTAGGGTGCCAGCCGCTTCAATGTCATCCGCCGCAACAAATTTGGGCCATGAGACAGAGTGTGAGGATTGTATCAACGTACGTTTGTGA